Proteins encoded within one genomic window of Solidesulfovibrio sp.:
- a CDS encoding CpaF family protein translates to MERGRPPLLRQGPPRGGMAAPERKEPGVAVDEYYEIKTRIHDRLIDLIDLSLLDTLDGASLGQEIGKLVERLLRDEFAQTPLNQIERERLIGEVKDEMLGLGPLEPFLKDPSVNDILVNSYRQIYVERAGKLVLTESRFKDNDHLKKIIDRIVSRVGRRVDESSPMVDARLPDGSRVNAIIPPLAIDGPALSIRKFAKEKLTIEDLIRFRAMTRDFADVLKGIVLARLNILISGGTGTGKTTMLNCLSGFIPHDERIVTVEDAAELQLKQEHVVRLESRPPNIEGRGEVTQRDLVRNCLRMRPDRIIVGEVRGAEALDMLQAMNTGHDGSLATLHANSPRDALMRLETLVAMAGLSISPISLKRYIASAVDVIVQISRFSDGSRKLVSFQELTGMEGEVITMQEIFAFEQRGVGNDGKVKGVFLARGIRPKFAAKFEAKGLKLADGIFDPRNVVET, encoded by the coding sequence ATGGAACGCGGACGGCCGCCGCTGCTGCGGCAGGGTCCCCCCCGGGGGGGCATGGCCGCGCCCGAGCGCAAGGAGCCGGGCGTGGCCGTGGACGAGTATTACGAGATCAAGACCCGCATCCACGACCGGCTCATCGACCTCATCGACCTCTCGCTCCTCGACACCCTCGACGGCGCGTCGCTGGGCCAGGAGATCGGCAAGCTGGTCGAGCGGCTGCTGCGCGACGAATTCGCCCAGACGCCGCTCAATCAGATCGAGCGCGAGCGGCTCATCGGCGAAGTCAAGGACGAGATGCTGGGCCTTGGGCCCCTGGAGCCGTTTCTCAAGGACCCGTCGGTCAACGACATCCTGGTCAACTCCTACCGCCAGATCTACGTGGAGCGCGCCGGCAAGCTGGTGCTGACCGAATCGCGCTTCAAGGACAACGACCACCTCAAAAAGATCATCGACCGCATCGTCTCCCGGGTGGGCCGCCGGGTGGACGAGTCCTCGCCCATGGTGGACGCCAGGCTCCCCGACGGCTCGCGCGTCAACGCCATCATCCCGCCGCTGGCCATCGACGGGCCGGCGCTGTCCATCCGCAAGTTCGCCAAGGAAAAGCTGACCATCGAGGACCTCATCCGCTTCCGGGCCATGACCCGCGACTTCGCCGACGTGCTCAAGGGCATCGTCCTGGCGCGGCTCAATATCCTCATCTCCGGCGGCACGGGCACAGGCAAGACCACCATGCTCAACTGCCTGTCCGGGTTTATTCCCCACGACGAGCGCATCGTCACCGTGGAGGACGCGGCCGAGCTGCAGCTCAAGCAGGAGCACGTGGTGCGCCTGGAATCGCGGCCGCCCAACATCGAGGGCCGCGGCGAGGTCACCCAGCGCGACCTGGTGCGCAACTGCCTGCGCATGCGCCCGGACCGCATCATCGTCGGCGAGGTGCGCGGCGCCGAGGCCCTGGACATGCTCCAAGCCATGAACACCGGCCACGACGGTTCGCTGGCCACGCTGCACGCCAACAGCCCCCGCGACGCCCTCATGCGCCTGGAGACCCTGGTGGCCATGGCCGGCCTGTCCATCTCCCCCATATCGCTTAAGCGCTACATCGCCTCGGCCGTGGACGTCATCGTGCAGATCTCCCGCTTTTCCGACGGCAGCAGAAAGCTCGTCAGCTTCCAGGAGCTCACCGGCATGGAAGGCGAGGTCATCACCATGCAGGAGATTTTCGCCTTCGAGCAGCGCGGGGTGGGAAACGACGGCAAGGTCAAGGGCGTGTTTCTGGCCCGGGGTATTCGGCCCAAGTTCGCGGCCAAGTTCGAGGCCAAGGGCCTCAAGCTGGCCGACGGCATCTTCGATCCACGAAACGTGGTGGAAACGTAA
- a CDS encoding cobyrinic acid a,c-diamide synthase: MSAYEKITAYLDLGAPAVRRVFEECLSEDGDFEVLGDGEEYADLLVRELAADGGEAQLEEVAELVARRGEREVFLTAAAYDAEVLMRLMRQGVREFFPQPVNHEEVRMALWRYKARREGRQGGRGGKQGRIVNVFGAKGGVGTTSLAVNLAAACLGHKPGAMVALMDMNLPFGEAQLFLDIAPKYHWGEVLGNIGRLDATYLLSVMSRHESGLFLLAPPSRLDDLQMATPENISKLLELMRQVFDTVVIDLGMYLDEITLKVMDISDAIVLVGVQNLPCLANVRRFLDNIRHAEAGLEEKLRIVVNRHLPDSDLSVEDMEKALALPVFWRVPNDYKTTLSAINQGKTLLEAAPKAAVTRSLADLARALAPAPEPERKRKLFGLKLLTGRG; this comes from the coding sequence ATGAGCGCATACGAAAAGATCACGGCGTATCTGGACCTGGGCGCCCCGGCGGTGCGGCGGGTGTTCGAGGAGTGCCTGTCCGAGGACGGCGATTTCGAGGTGCTCGGCGACGGCGAGGAATACGCCGACCTGCTGGTGCGGGAACTGGCCGCCGACGGCGGCGAGGCCCAGCTCGAGGAGGTGGCCGAGCTCGTGGCCCGGCGCGGCGAGCGCGAGGTGTTCCTGACCGCCGCCGCCTACGACGCCGAAGTCCTCATGCGGCTCATGCGCCAGGGCGTGCGCGAGTTCTTTCCCCAGCCCGTCAACCACGAGGAAGTGCGCATGGCCCTGTGGCGCTACAAGGCCCGCCGCGAGGGCCGCCAGGGCGGGCGCGGCGGCAAGCAGGGCCGCATCGTCAACGTCTTCGGGGCCAAGGGCGGGGTCGGCACCACCTCCCTGGCCGTGAACCTGGCCGCCGCCTGCCTGGGGCATAAGCCCGGGGCCATGGTGGCGCTCATGGACATGAACCTGCCCTTCGGCGAGGCCCAGCTGTTCCTGGACATCGCCCCCAAATACCACTGGGGCGAGGTGCTCGGCAACATCGGCCGCCTGGACGCCACCTACCTTTTAAGCGTCATGTCGCGCCACGAATCGGGCCTGTTCCTGCTCGCCCCGCCAAGCCGCCTCGACGACCTGCAGATGGCCACGCCGGAAAACATCTCCAAGCTCCTGGAGCTCATGCGCCAGGTCTTCGACACCGTGGTCATCGACCTCGGCATGTACCTCGACGAGATCACCCTCAAGGTCATGGACATCTCCGACGCCATCGTGCTCGTCGGTGTGCAGAACCTGCCCTGCCTGGCCAACGTGCGCCGGTTCCTGGACAACATCCGCCACGCCGAGGCCGGGCTCGAGGAAAAGCTCAGGATCGTGGTCAACCGCCACCTGCCCGACAGCGACCTGTCCGTGGAGGACATGGAAAAGGCGCTGGCGCTGCCGGTCTTCTGGCGGGTGCCCAACGACTACAAGACCACGCTTTCGGCCATCAACCAGGGCAAGACGCTGCTCGAAGCCGCGCCCAAGGCCGCGGTCACGCGCTCCCTGGCCGACCTGGCCCGGGCCCTGGCCCCGGCCCCGGAACCGGAACGCAAGCGCAAGCTTTTCGGCCTCAAGCTCCTGACCGGCAGGGGATGA